The following proteins come from a genomic window of Shewanella halifaxensis HAW-EB4:
- a CDS encoding heme biosynthesis HemY N-terminal domain-containing protein, producing the protein MVRALVYLIIILLGLCISPFLVGSKGYLYLAIGDYQIETSIVFAIIALIIFYSLLQLVEFVVVWFLNMVLSSRYLPERWRKKAARKHTLLGALALAEEDWPAAEKAMAKGAEKGEIPALNLFAAARAAHHQNNIQARDEYLAKAQLEPQAEKAARTTRTRYLLQQGDLVAAREELDKLNPTSKSKLPILKLAIDLYQAQQDWQSLKLLLPIVNKKHVLDDDAFSALSLKTNTALLSQAAKANEQELEKCWHWLTRGERKQAEYIALYAIGLSRFERKDEAVKMLLKQVKASPSAPVLNALSQVLTPADVEAKKQLLALEPQYENSVDYQICLAKLYQQNHDYHQAKIWWQKACYLQDDINSLHALADAQEHLGELNRALQTRRNAAKLI; encoded by the coding sequence ATGGTTCGCGCTCTCGTCTACCTTATTATTATTTTATTAGGGCTTTGTATCAGCCCCTTTCTTGTCGGCAGTAAAGGCTATCTATATCTGGCTATCGGTGATTATCAGATCGAAACCAGTATCGTGTTCGCCATTATTGCGCTAATCATCTTCTATAGTTTGCTACAGCTGGTTGAGTTTGTTGTCGTCTGGTTTTTAAATATGGTGCTCAGCAGCCGCTATCTTCCTGAAAGGTGGCGTAAAAAAGCGGCGAGAAAACACACCCTGCTTGGCGCACTCGCGTTAGCAGAAGAAGATTGGCCTGCAGCCGAAAAAGCCATGGCCAAAGGGGCTGAAAAAGGTGAAATTCCGGCTCTGAATTTATTCGCCGCCGCTCGTGCCGCGCATCATCAGAACAACATCCAAGCCCGCGATGAATACTTGGCTAAGGCGCAACTCGAACCGCAAGCCGAAAAAGCGGCACGCACCACACGTACTCGCTATCTATTGCAGCAAGGCGACTTAGTCGCGGCGAGAGAGGAGTTAGATAAACTCAATCCGACCAGCAAGAGTAAATTACCAATACTCAAATTGGCCATAGATCTGTATCAGGCACAACAGGATTGGCAATCACTAAAGTTACTACTCCCAATTGTTAATAAGAAACACGTATTAGACGATGATGCTTTTAGTGCTTTATCACTCAAAACCAATACCGCTTTACTCAGCCAAGCAGCCAAAGCCAATGAGCAAGAATTAGAAAAGTGCTGGCATTGGTTAACCCGCGGCGAGAGAAAGCAAGCTGAATATATAGCACTATACGCTATAGGTTTGAGTCGTTTCGAGCGTAAAGACGAAGCCGTTAAGATGCTGCTCAAACAGGTAAAAGCATCGCCATCTGCACCTGTGTTGAATGCATTATCGCAAGTGCTAACCCCTGCCGATGTTGAAGCTAAAAAACAGTTGTTGGCGTTAGAGCCTCAATATGAAAATAGCGTCGATTATCAAATTTGCCTAGCAAAGCTTTACCAGCAAAATCACGACTATCATCAAGCTAAAATCTGGTGGCAAAAAGCCTGTTACTTGCAAGATGACATCAATAGCTTACATGCTCTAGCCGATGCACAAGAGCACTTGGGTGAACTCAATAGAGCGCTGCAAACCAGACGTAATGCGGCCAAACTCATATAA
- a CDS encoding retention module-containing protein: MMDTFTLKQNATIVELSGYITTKNSQGEVITLVQGDSLEQNKSYEVSADVTFTLQYSDGSTVTQDNVVISPATNDAAQANEPTETELDPEIAALQEQILSGEDPTESLPDTAAGETAQTANEGGGYIAVSRIGDETLANAGHDTAGFKQVELTRVDELPVFLTEFALPRLSARAVTLHEKHLEQGSEPQVTSLSQAESVSVNVQAGIQSLSINGIAVFTSGDFVGPVSITTQYGVLTISSYDAVNSVLTYSYTLVATLDHSDSDTLSEIFLLQLTDNQGVQTTTLVTANIVDDAPSGLDDSNEISQNNLDGVLGNVLQNDTFGADSAAVTQISNSVNSSADIVGNTAISGVYGSLIIAADGSYSYQLNNQLSEIQALALGEQLIETFNYQLTDSDGDFVSQVLSITITGENDAPEITSSFEDALGNVIEAGVLIGGNIEAAGIAQASGTLTADDVDNGAILNWQLDDNPVTPYGVFSLNESTGEWSFILDNELANSLAYGEQLTESFTITVTDEYGLSDTQVITITINGTNDIPFITSNAQDALGSVKEAGVLDDFDNYPDNNNTPAVAVLQTGGTLTADDLDNNASWTWSGDASGTYGEFTIDTDTGEWIYNLNDSALVNALASGEQHEESFTVTVTDEFGATATQEVTVTVNGTNDIPFITSNAQDALGSVKEAGVIDDFDNYPDNNPDNNNTPAVAVLQTGGTLSADDLDNNASWTWSGDASGTYGEFTIDTDTGEWIYNLNDSALVNALASGEQHEESFTVTVTDEFGATATQEVTVTVHGTNDIPFITSNAQDALGSVKEAGVIDDFDNNPDNNPDNNNTPAVAVLQTGGTLSADDLDNNASWTWSGDASGTYGEFTIDTDTGEWIYNLNDSALVNALASGEQHEESFTVTVTDEFGATATQEVTVTVHGTNDIPFITSNAQDALGSVKEAGVFDDFDNYPDNNPDNNNTPAVAVLQTGGTLSADDLDNNASWTWSGNASGTYGEFTVDPDTGEWIYNLNDSALVNALASGEQHEESFTVTVTDEFGATATQEVTVTVHGTNDIPFITSNAQDALGSVKEAGVIDDFDNYPDNNPDNNNTPAVAVLQTGGTLTADDLDNNASWTWSGDASGTYGEFTIDTDTGEWIYNLNDSALVNALASGEQHEESFTVTVTDEFGATATQEVTVTVNGTNDIPFITSNAQDALGSVKEAGVIDDFDNYPDNNPDNNNTPAVAVLQTGGTLTADDLDNNASWTWSGDASGTYGEFTIDTDTGEWIYNLNDSALVNALASGEQHEESFTVTVTDEFGATATQEVTVTVHGTNDIPFITSNAQDALGSVKEAGVIDDFDNNPDNNNTPAVAVLQTGGTLTADDLDNNASWTWSGDASGTYGEFTIDTDTGEWIYNLNDSALVNALASGEQHEESFTVTVTDEFGATATQEVTVTVHGTNDIPELTADTLGGVTEDLNVNNDMISDTGVLSFTDVDNNSTGTMSSLYNTDISWSAGDLNTVLTQAQIDEIISGFSVSQNNWDFSVANSLIQFLAATESITLSFDVTVTDNYGATDTETITLTISGVNDTIEGEFAKEVWVPASLNEITDPYLSGYPLLISQPTDIDINDAITVSNLEITLLTQGLDPDVELGSVYYMADGDNTLSLIDFNAPPVLSATELESLVYVPGDNGDVDYQIDLGLTFQINSGMDSVDGEFIIHAVPANGLADQTVQIGDGSSPLTSGNDQEADLVITELFANALNSDPASGSLQLFTDFQQNPIVIPVPVNERAANTAAGAAREMEVSARLTIGSAIFEVIPDNDGDGIITWSYDADSGLMKAEVDYSAIFLLDGNGDPTTTSLADYIIANPVAANDTWQITYLDNNGGNFQARFVEAVFTHEQIADDSITIVGTDNINNLIFGSTNSDSLTGANLDDRIFGREDNDILIGLSGNDELIGGSGNDNVQGGEGNDFVIGGIGDDTLNGGIGRDYLSGGQGNDSLDGGALNGSDDGERDFFVWESDSADGSTDTVLNFNLDIDVLDLSDLLIGEESGNLEDFLSFSFSGGNTTITIDADGLGVGTDSVMIILDGIDLSSIYGSADASIIIAELIADEALITDPNTTPFIPPYEQVDDGLNLP; the protein is encoded by the coding sequence ATGATGGATACTTTTACCCTAAAACAGAATGCCACAATTGTTGAGCTTTCTGGATATATAACGACTAAAAATAGCCAAGGCGAAGTTATTACACTCGTTCAAGGTGATAGCCTAGAGCAGAATAAAAGCTATGAAGTTTCTGCTGACGTAACATTTACCTTGCAATACAGTGACGGCAGCACCGTCACTCAGGATAACGTTGTCATCAGCCCAGCGACCAATGATGCTGCTCAGGCGAACGAGCCAACAGAAACGGAGCTCGATCCTGAAATTGCAGCCTTACAGGAACAGATCCTAAGTGGCGAAGATCCAACTGAGAGCCTCCCCGATACCGCTGCAGGTGAAACAGCTCAAACAGCAAACGAAGGCGGTGGCTATATTGCCGTTAGCCGAATAGGTGACGAAACCCTTGCTAATGCAGGGCATGACACCGCAGGCTTTAAGCAAGTAGAACTAACTCGGGTGGATGAGTTGCCTGTTTTCTTAACGGAGTTTGCCCTCCCTCGACTCTCTGCACGAGCTGTAACCTTGCATGAGAAACATCTAGAGCAAGGCTCAGAACCTCAAGTCACATCGTTGTCTCAGGCAGAAAGCGTATCCGTTAATGTTCAAGCGGGTATCCAATCTCTTAGCATTAACGGCATAGCTGTTTTTACTAGTGGTGACTTTGTAGGACCTGTATCAATCACCACCCAATATGGTGTCTTAACGATTAGTAGTTATGACGCTGTCAATTCGGTATTAACCTACAGCTATACCTTAGTCGCTACGCTAGACCATTCAGACTCAGATACGTTATCCGAGATTTTCTTGTTGCAGCTCACTGATAATCAAGGCGTTCAGACCACAACCTTAGTCACTGCAAATATTGTTGATGATGCGCCAAGCGGCTTAGATGACAGCAATGAAATTAGTCAGAATAATCTAGACGGTGTGCTAGGTAATGTACTGCAAAACGATACTTTCGGTGCCGACTCGGCCGCTGTCACCCAAATAAGTAATAGTGTTAACTCGAGTGCTGACATTGTAGGCAATACGGCCATATCGGGTGTTTATGGCTCATTAATTATTGCTGCAGACGGTAGCTATAGTTACCAATTAAACAACCAACTATCTGAGATACAAGCACTCGCTCTCGGTGAGCAACTCATCGAGACATTCAACTATCAACTAACCGATAGTGATGGCGACTTTGTGTCTCAAGTTCTCAGTATCACGATTACCGGAGAAAACGACGCCCCAGAGATCACTTCATCCTTTGAAGATGCCTTGGGTAATGTTATCGAAGCGGGTGTTCTTATCGGTGGCAATATCGAGGCAGCGGGTATTGCACAAGCATCAGGTACGCTAACGGCCGATGATGTAGATAATGGCGCCATACTCAACTGGCAACTAGATGACAACCCTGTTACTCCCTACGGCGTTTTCAGCCTTAATGAGTCGACTGGTGAGTGGTCATTCATCTTAGATAATGAGCTAGCGAATAGCTTGGCTTATGGCGAGCAATTAACTGAAAGCTTTACCATCACAGTCACCGATGAGTATGGGTTATCTGATACCCAAGTGATCACTATCACAATTAACGGCACTAACGATATTCCGTTTATCACCTCCAATGCCCAAGATGCGCTCGGTAGCGTCAAAGAGGCCGGAGTGCTCGATGACTTCGACAACTATCCCGACAACAATAACACTCCTGCCGTGGCCGTCTTACAAACTGGCGGCACCTTAACCGCCGACGATCTGGATAACAATGCCAGCTGGACTTGGAGTGGTGATGCATCCGGGACTTATGGTGAGTTTACTATCGATACCGATACGGGGGAATGGATCTACAACCTCAATGACAGCGCGCTGGTCAATGCACTCGCATCAGGTGAGCAGCATGAGGAGAGCTTCACGGTCACCGTGACCGATGAGTTTGGTGCGACCGCCACTCAAGAGGTCACAGTGACGGTTAACGGCACTAACGATATTCCATTTATCACCTCCAATGCTCAAGATGCACTCGGAAGCGTTAAAGAAGCTGGTGTGATCGATGACTTCGACAACTATCCCGACAACAATCCCGATAACAATAACACTCCTGCCGTGGCCGTCTTACAAACTGGGGGCACCTTAAGCGCCGACGATCTGGATAACAATGCCAGCTGGACTTGGAGTGGTGATGCATCCGGGACTTATGGTGAGTTTACTATCGATACCGATACGGGGGAATGGATCTACAACCTCAATGACAGTGCGCTGGTCAATGCTCTGGCCTCAGGTGAACAGCATGAGGAGAGCTTCACGGTCACCGTGACCGATGAGTTTGGTGCGACCGCCACTCAAGAGGTTACGGTGACAGTTCACGGCACTAACGATATTCCGTTTATCACCTCCAATGCCCAAGATGCACTCGGAAGCGTTAAAGAGGCTGGTGTGATCGATGACTTCGACAACAATCCCGACAACAACCCCGATAACAATAACACCCCTGCCGTGGCCGTCTTACAAACTGGCGGCACCTTAAGCGCCGACGATCTGGATAACAATGCCAGCTGGACTTGGAGCGGCGATGCATCCGGGACTTATGGTGAGTTTACTATCGATACCGATACGGGGGAATGGATCTACAACCTCAATGACAGCGCGCTGGTCAATGCACTCGCATCAGGTGAGCAGCATGAGGAGAGCTTCACGGTCACCGTGACCGATGAGTTTGGTGCAACCGCCACTCAAGAGGTCACAGTGACGGTTCACGGCACTAACGATATTCCATTTATCACCTCCAATGCTCAAGATGCACTCGGAAGTGTTAAAGAAGCTGGTGTGTTCGATGACTTCGACAACTATCCCGACAACAATCCCGATAACAATAACACCCCAGCCGTGGCAGTCTTACAAACGGGCGGCACCTTAAGCGCCGACGACTTGGATAACAATGCCAGCTGGACTTGGAGTGGTAATGCATCCGGGACTTATGGTGAGTTTACTGTCGATCCCGATACGGGGGAATGGATCTACAACCTCAATGACAGTGCGCTGGTCAATGCTCTGGCCTCAGGTGAGCAGCATGAGGAGAGCTTCACGGTCACCGTGACCGATGAGTTTGGTGCAACCGCCACTCAAGAGGTCACAGTGACGGTTCACGGCACTAACGATATTCCGTTTATCACCTCCAATGCCCAAGATGCACTCGGAAGCGTTAAAGAGGCTGGTGTGATCGATGACTTCGACAACTATCCCGACAACAATCCCGATAACAATAACACTCCTGCCGTGGCCGTCTTACAAACTGGCGGCACCTTAACCGCCGACGATCTGGATAACAATGCCAGCTGGACTTGGAGTGGTGATGCATCCGGGACTTATGGTGAGTTTACTATCGATACCGATACGGGGGAATGGATCTACAACCTCAATGACAGCGCGCTGGTCAATGCACTCGCATCAGGTGAGCAGCATGAGGAGAGCTTCACGGTCACCGTGACCGATGAGTTTGGTGCGACCGCCACTCAAGAGGTCACAGTGACGGTTAACGGCACTAACGATATTCCATTTATCACCTCCAATGCTCAAGATGCACTCGGAAGCGTTAAAGAAGCTGGTGTGATCGATGACTTCGACAACTATCCCGACAACAATCCCGATAACAATAACACTCCTGCCGTGGCCGTCTTACAAACTGGGGGCACCTTAACCGCCGACGATCTGGATAACAATGCCAGCTGGACTTGGAGTGGTGATGCATCCGGGACTTATGGTGAGTTTACTATCGATACCGATACGGGGGAATGGATCTACAACCTCAATGACAGTGCGCTGGTCAATGCTCTGGCCTCAGGTGAACAGCATGAGGAGAGCTTCACGGTCACCGTGACCGATGAGTTTGGTGCGACCGCCACTCAAGAGGTTACGGTGACAGTTCACGGCACTAACGATATTCCGTTTATCACCTCCAATGCCCAAGATGCACTCGGAAGCGTTAAAGAGGCTGGTGTGATCGATGACTTCGACAACAATCCCGATAACAATAACACTCCTGCCGTGGCCGTCTTACAAACGGGCGGCACCTTAACCGCCGACGATCTGGATAACAATGCCAGCTGGACTTGGAGTGGTGATGCATCCGGGACTTATGGTGAGTTTACTATCGATACCGATACGGGGGAATGGATCTACAACCTCAATGACAGCGCGCTGGTCAATGCACTCGCATCAGGTGAGCAGCATGAGGAGAGCTTCACGGTCACCGTGACCGATGAGTTTGGTGCGACCGCCACTCAAGAGGTGACGGTAACGGTTCACGGCACTAACGACATTCCCGAACTCACAGCCGATACTTTAGGTGGTGTAACAGAAGATCTAAACGTAAACAATGACATGATTAGTGATACGGGAGTATTAAGCTTTACCGATGTAGATAACAACAGCACAGGAACAATGTCATCACTTTATAATACCGATATAAGCTGGTCTGCAGGGGACTTAAATACCGTTTTAACTCAGGCACAAATAGATGAAATAATCAGCGGGTTCAGCGTAAGTCAAAATAATTGGGACTTCAGTGTTGCCAATAGCTTAATTCAATTTCTTGCTGCAACAGAATCTATCACCTTAAGCTTTGACGTAACGGTGACAGACAATTATGGAGCCACCGATACCGAAACGATCACACTTACAATCAGCGGAGTGAACGATACTATCGAAGGAGAGTTTGCCAAAGAGGTATGGGTACCAGCCTCTCTCAATGAGATAACCGATCCGTATCTAAGTGGCTACCCATTACTCATCTCTCAACCAACTGATATTGACATCAATGACGCTATTACCGTTTCAAATCTAGAGATCACTTTACTGACACAAGGCTTAGATCCTGATGTAGAGTTAGGTAGTGTCTATTATATGGCCGATGGTGATAATACGCTCTCGCTGATTGACTTTAACGCTCCACCAGTACTTAGCGCAACCGAGTTAGAGAGCTTGGTATACGTTCCGGGCGACAATGGTGACGTGGATTATCAAATAGACCTAGGCCTCACATTCCAAATCAATTCGGGTATGGACTCTGTCGATGGTGAATTTATTATCCACGCGGTACCAGCTAATGGTTTAGCCGACCAAACTGTACAAATTGGTGATGGTTCAAGCCCACTAACCTCGGGTAATGATCAGGAAGCAGATTTAGTCATAACAGAGTTGTTTGCTAACGCTCTTAACTCCGATCCTGCCAGCGGTTCATTGCAACTATTCACCGACTTCCAACAAAACCCTATTGTTATTCCTGTTCCTGTAAATGAGCGAGCTGCAAATACTGCTGCTGGTGCTGCAAGAGAAATGGAAGTCTCTGCAAGGCTAACTATTGGCAGTGCAATCTTTGAGGTGATCCCCGACAATGATGGGGACGGAATAATCACTTGGAGCTATGATGCTGATTCAGGCCTAATGAAGGCTGAAGTCGACTACTCAGCCATCTTCCTACTTGACGGTAACGGTGACCCAACCACGACCTCTTTGGCCGATTACATTATTGCCAATCCCGTCGCGGCTAATGATACTTGGCAAATAACCTACCTTGATAACAATGGAGGTAACTTTCAGGCAAGATTCGTCGAAGCGGTGTTTACACATGAGCAAATAGCAGATGACTCTATTACCATCGTCGGCACCGACAACATCAATAACCTTATTTTTGGCAGTACAAATAGCGACTCGCTAACGGGTGCAAATTTGGATGATCGTATTTTCGGTAGAGAGGACAATGACATCTTAATAGGCCTATCGGGTAATGATGAACTTATTGGAGGCTCGGGTAATGACAATGTACAAGGTGGTGAAGGTAACGACTTTGTCATAGGGGGAATTGGAGATGATACCCTAAATGGTGGGATCGGTAGAGATTACTTGTCTGGCGGACAAGGTAATGACAGCCTAGATGGTGGAGCGCTCAACGGTAGTGACGATGGTGAGCGAGACTTCTTTGTTTGGGAGTCAGACAGTGCTGACGGTAGTACAGATACAGTACTCAACTTCAATCTAGACATTGATGTTTTGGATCTGTCGGATCTATTAATAGGTGAAGAAAGTGGCAATCTAGAAGACTTCCTCTCTTTCAGCTTCAGCGGAGGCAATACCACAATCACTATCGATGCCGACGGGCTTGGAGTTGGTACTGATAGCGTGATGATCATTCTCGACGGTATCGATCTATCGAGTATTTATGGCTCAGCAGATGCGAGCATTATCATTGCCGAGCTTATTGCCGATGAAGCTTTAATTACCGATCCAAATACCACACCGTTTATCCCGCCTTACGAGCAAGTCGACGACGGATTAAACCTGCCATAA